Proteins encoded by one window of Cannabis sativa cultivar Pink pepper isolate KNU-18-1 chromosome 4, ASM2916894v1, whole genome shotgun sequence:
- the LOC133036714 gene encoding uncharacterized protein LOC133036714 has translation MGDQGVNAVANPPIAPIATTGINIPSNLAAVAASPTVVATPPPATGGIDQSMLLQALKMLEQQRKPVYKLHGTSPFTAEVRQAQLPKGFRLSESLKYKGTSNPLDYLEKFNTIMEVDQVPQLAKCRILAATLEENAHDWFTQLPEASISTWENFVDLFLTHFQATMTYRPPYTTLANIKQESGESLQNYFKRFNAEVTKVEKAPESSLVCMLITGVLPRTDFWKELQARRPESLVEFFAMAEPHKRIENSLAELEKGKNKRRSPIPRSRSRSPRGKNSRGRSPRRRSPRKPRSPKLAKSPPKKESSPKRKGGPRFVNYTELAVPRDHIYAVEERNGVFKKPPPIRGNRDRRDPKKFCKYHKDIGHTTLECWVLQDEIEELIRRGKFDKYRRNEESHPRADDKEENQNASGSRAPRNILTIIGGPHIAGDSRKSQERYAREAKEKPLTNVNNLGERPEKLFKRDCEDIVFMESDARWVHHPHSDALVIIANIGGDNVHRILVDNGSSVNLLNFQAFKQMGLQEKDLRPMTSSIYGFTGDVIAIRGMIKLPITLGTAPITAKSMADFAVIDQYSAYNAVIGRPILKEMKIVTSIYHLTMKFPTPSGVGSVRGVQSDSRECYNAAVKLAEKRTVNVIHLLDAPPPRQEILRIEEVPHIDKPDLDPRILDHTAAAQAAEDTIEIWSGYLHRSCVIA, from the exons atgggcgatcagggtgtcaacgcagttgccaacccgcctatcgcgccgatcgcgaccacagGGATTAACATCCCTTCAAACCTTGCCGCAGTGGCTGCGAGCCCCACTGTTGTAGCGACTCCACctcctgcgacaggaggaatcgatcaaagtatgcttctgcaagctttgaaaatgctcgaaCAGCAGCGTAAGCCCGTATACAAGCTGCACGGCACCTCGCCGTTTACCGCAGAAGTGCGAcaggcccaacttccaaagggATTCCGTTTATCTGAATCCCTCAAGTATAAAGGTACATCTAACCCGTTAGACTACCTAGAGAAATTTAACaccataatggaagtggaccaggtgccgcaactcgcgaagtgtcgcattctcgCGGCTACGCTTGAAgagaatgcccatgattggttcacccaattgccagaggcatcgatatcgacatGGGAGAACTTCGTCGATCTATTTCTCACACACTTCCAGGCcacgatgacgtataggccaccctatacgactttggcgaacatcaagcaagaatctggtgagtctttgcagaattatttcaagcgttttaacgctgaggtaacaaaagttgagaaggctcccgagtcttcgcttgtttgcatgttaATAACAGGTGTCCTGCCAAGAACCGACTTCTGGAAAGAGCTGCAGGCTCGAAGGCCAGAATCCTTGGtagaattcttcgccatggccgaacctcataagagaatcgagaactccCTGGCGGAATTGGAAAAGGGCAAGAACAAGAGgcgatcacccataccgcggtcgcgatcccgcagtccgcgaggaaagaattccaggggccgaagccccagAAGACGCAGTCCACGCAAACCGCGGAGCCCGAAGTTGGCTAAGTCGCCTCCTAAAAAGGAGTCCTCGCCCAAAAGAAAaggaggacctcgcttcgtcaactatactgaactcGCCGTCCCTCGAGACCACATCTATGCGgttgaggaaaggaacggcgtcttcaagaagccgccccccatcaggggaaatcgcgaccgaaGAGACCCCAAgaagttctgtaagtaccacaaggatatcggtcacactacccttgaatgttgggtcttgcaggacgagATTGAAGAATTAATCAGACGGGGAAAATTCGATAAGTATAGAAGAAAcgaggaaagtcatccccgagcggatgacaaagaagaaaatcagaatgcgagtggctctagagcacctcgcaatatcttgactataatcggaggaccacacatcgcgggcgactctcgcaaatccCAAGAacggtatgccagagaagccaaggaaaagccgcttaccaatgtgaacaatcttggtgaacggccagagaagctcttcaagagagactgcgaggacattgtcttcatggagagcgatgcgagatgggtccaccacccgcaTTCTGACGCACTTGTGATAATTGCCAATATAGGTGGAGATAACGTCCATCGCATATTGGTCGACAATGGAAGCTCGGTAAATTTACTAAACTTCCAAGCTTTCAAACAAATGGGGCTACAAGAAAAAGATTTGCGGCCCATGACATCGAGCATCTATGGCTtcacgggagatgtcatagctaTAAGAgggatgatcaaactcccaatcactttgggaactgccccgataactgccaagtcgatggccgacttcgcagtaattgatcaatattCGGCATACAACGCCGTGATTGGACGGCCGATTctaaaggagatgaagatcgtaacttcgatctatcatctaacaatgaagttcccCACTCCTTCTGGAGTAGGATCAGTGAGGGGAGTCCAATctgactctcgagaatgttacaacGCAGCTGTAAagctcgcagaaaaaaggacggtgaacgttatccaccttttggacgcaccaccacctcgccaggagatccttcGGATCGAAGAGGTACCGCATATAGacaaaccagacttggatccgagaatccttgatcacacggccgcagcccaagccgcggaagatacaatcgag atatggtcgggatatctccacaggtcatgtgtcatcgcttga